One window from the genome of Paenibacillus azoreducens encodes:
- a CDS encoding DUF6509 family protein: MVTITEFQVEQVKDPFRILAGKRYEYKLDLDVPEDDELYSENGIYVRAIYSEQEEGGGLVKYDVYEKSTDRYLVFELEDDEVQMIEKFCREHLEEAEE; the protein is encoded by the coding sequence ATGGTGACGATTACGGAATTTCAGGTGGAACAGGTAAAAGACCCGTTTCGGATTTTGGCGGGCAAACGTTATGAATATAAATTGGATCTCGACGTGCCGGAGGATGACGAGCTATACTCCGAGAACGGAATATACGTCCGGGCGATTTATAGCGAACAGGAAGAGGGTGGCGGCCTCGTAAAATACGATGTATACGAAAAATCGACGGACCGTTACCTTGTTTTTGAGCTTGAAGACGATGAGGTGCAGATGATTGAGAAGTTCTGCCGTGAGCATTTGGAAGAGGCGGAGGAATGA
- a CDS encoding FAD:protein FMN transferase: MMKRKWIAGTLVILLIAAGGAAFFARGNLPFLSGSGQEAKAESKETAFYSETYIIFDTVVNVKLYGEHAKPSQLEDIKHLMEDMDQKLSRTLETSEIYKVNQAAGKQAVQVSQDTFDVVQKALDYAVSTGGLYDPTVGPLVSLWNIGNEGAHVPSKPELNKAIQLIGFKDVEMNREERTIKLLRPSMALDLGGIGKGYAADRIAAYLKSQQVDSAMINLGGSSIIALGSKPGGQSWNIGLQDPDQTRGKALGNVHIKNKTVDASGVYERFFIENGVKYHHILDPRTGFPSRSGLKSVTLICDSATDADALSTAVFIMGLDEGMKYIEKQSGVEAFFITEDNKIYETSGLKEQIRFTNPEYTVKTLD; encoded by the coding sequence ATGATGAAACGAAAATGGATTGCAGGAACGCTTGTTATTCTGCTTATCGCAGCAGGGGGTGCGGCCTTTTTTGCCCGGGGAAACCTTCCTTTCCTGTCCGGTTCCGGCCAGGAGGCAAAAGCCGAATCCAAGGAAACAGCCTTTTATTCGGAAACCTATATTATTTTTGATACGGTCGTCAACGTGAAGCTATATGGTGAACATGCCAAACCAAGCCAGCTTGAAGACATCAAACATCTGATGGAAGACATGGATCAAAAATTGAGCCGGACGCTGGAAACCAGCGAGATCTACAAAGTTAACCAGGCGGCGGGCAAACAAGCGGTTCAAGTATCCCAGGATACGTTCGACGTGGTGCAAAAAGCTTTGGACTACGCCGTAAGTACCGGCGGATTATATGATCCGACCGTCGGACCGCTCGTCAGCTTGTGGAATATCGGCAACGAGGGCGCCCATGTGCCTTCCAAACCCGAACTTAACAAGGCGATACAACTGATCGGCTTTAAGGACGTAGAGATGAATCGCGAGGAACGCACCATCAAGCTGCTTCGGCCGAGCATGGCGCTTGATCTCGGAGGAATCGGCAAGGGATACGCCGCCGACCGGATTGCGGCATATTTGAAGTCCCAGCAAGTCGACAGCGCGATGATCAATCTTGGCGGCAGCAGCATTATTGCGCTTGGCAGCAAGCCGGGTGGACAAAGCTGGAATATCGGGCTGCAGGATCCCGACCAAACCCGGGGGAAGGCGCTCGGCAACGTGCATATTAAAAATAAAACGGTCGACGCGTCCGGCGTATATGAACGCTTTTTCATCGAAAATGGCGTCAAATACCATCATATTCTGGATCCGCGGACAGGCTTTCCAAGCCGCAGCGGGCTGAAAAGCGTCACGCTCATTTGCGATTCGGCGACGGATGCCGACGCACTCTCCACCGCCGTATTTATTATGGGCCTTGATGAAGGCATGAAGTACATCGAAAAGCAGTCGGGAGTTGAAGCGTTTTTTATTACGGAGGACAATAAAATTTACGAAACATCGGGATTGAAAGAACAAATCCGCTTCACCAATCCGGAATACACTGTGAAGACACTGGATTGA
- a CDS encoding NUDIX hydrolase: protein MNETQPKWLHWAKQIQGIAQTGLTYAKDVYDKERYEQLRALSLEIMSEYTKMDARILAHLFAGEEGYATPKVDIRGVVLKDNRILLVREKEDGEWSLPGGWADLLLSPTEIAVKEIREESGFEVKPLRLLAVLDNQKHNPPAPYHVYKLFIHCEITGGQAQEGLETSAVRFFAEDDLPRLSRNRNTEEQIKLMFDLLRHPERVPVID from the coding sequence ATGAACGAAACACAGCCGAAATGGCTTCATTGGGCCAAGCAAATTCAAGGAATAGCACAAACCGGGCTGACATATGCCAAGGATGTTTATGACAAGGAACGGTATGAGCAGCTGCGTGCCCTGAGTCTGGAAATCATGAGCGAGTATACCAAGATGGATGCACGCATCCTTGCGCATCTTTTTGCGGGAGAGGAGGGGTATGCGACACCCAAGGTAGATATTCGCGGAGTTGTCCTGAAGGACAACAGGATTTTGCTGGTGAGGGAAAAAGAGGATGGGGAGTGGTCTTTGCCCGGCGGCTGGGCGGATTTGCTATTGTCGCCTACAGAGATTGCAGTGAAGGAGATCAGGGAGGAATCCGGCTTTGAAGTGAAGCCGCTTCGTTTGCTGGCCGTACTCGACAACCAAAAGCATAATCCGCCTGCTCCGTACCATGTTTATAAACTGTTTATTCATTGCGAGATTACCGGGGGTCAAGCTCAGGAGGGCTTAGAAACCAGCGCCGTGCGTTTTTTTGCCGAAGATGATCTGCCGCGCTTGTCCCGAAACAGAAATACGGAGGAGCAGATTAAGCTGATGTTTGATTTACTGCGGCATCCGGAGCGCGTTCCGGTGATTGATTGA
- a CDS encoding LCP family protein codes for MENNEPQRLTRPRKKKKKRKKTTWILIALACLLLIAGAGYIFRKQVALLAFDTLMKDTVTETLDQSYEKIDEEEKPETVQNPFSVLLLGTDERKDEPGRSDTIIYSVVRPEDGRVLLISIPRDTYTEIAEENKKSKINAAYSRGGIKRSVDTVENLVGNNVDFYATINFQGLKDVVDKLGGVELPITKVIENKQKIHEKLRVEPNKPIYNGEEALSYARYREDSDFNRTMRHRVLINAIMARTLELKNITKIPDLIKVAGSNFKTNMPSSFIIDLAKKFYEDGKMPTFSNYMLQGKGAMRSSIWYYDPDRKDVEYIQKLIANWHDPNTPAGQLMEPALDENGNAKKASGDQ; via the coding sequence ATGGAAAATAACGAGCCACAAAGGCTTACGCGCCCCAGGAAAAAGAAAAAGAAGCGTAAGAAGACAACCTGGATTTTGATTGCGCTTGCATGCCTCCTGCTCATTGCGGGTGCCGGATACATATTTAGGAAGCAAGTCGCTCTGCTCGCATTCGATACTTTGATGAAAGATACTGTGACAGAGACGCTCGATCAATCCTACGAAAAAATCGATGAAGAGGAGAAACCGGAGACCGTACAGAATCCGTTCTCTGTTCTTCTCCTTGGAACGGACGAACGCAAAGACGAACCCGGGCGATCTGATACCATTATTTACTCTGTCGTGCGCCCGGAGGATGGACGGGTTCTGCTCATCTCCATCCCACGTGATACATACACTGAAATCGCCGAGGAGAATAAAAAGAGCAAGATCAACGCCGCTTACTCGCGGGGAGGCATCAAGAGAAGCGTAGATACCGTCGAGAACCTTGTCGGAAATAATGTCGATTTCTATGCCACCATCAACTTTCAAGGCCTGAAAGATGTCGTTGATAAGCTCGGCGGGGTCGAGCTGCCAATTACCAAAGTCATCGAAAACAAGCAAAAGATCCATGAAAAGCTGCGGGTCGAGCCAAACAAGCCGATATACAACGGTGAAGAAGCGCTCAGTTACGCCCGCTACCGCGAAGATTCCGATTTTAACCGGACGATGAGGCATCGCGTATTGATCAACGCCATCATGGCCCGAACGCTGGAGCTTAAAAACATTACGAAGATCCCGGATCTGATCAAAGTAGCCGGCAGCAATTTCAAGACCAACATGCCATCCTCATTTATTATTGATCTGGCCAAAAAATTCTATGAAGACGGCAAAATGCCTACCTTCAGCAATTATATGCTGCAGGGCAAAGGCGCCATGCGCAGTTCGATCTGGTATTATGATCCCGATCGCAAAGATGTCGAATACATCCAAAAGCTGATTGCCAACTGGCATGATCCGAATACGCCAGCCGGTCAGCTGATGGAACCGGCTTTAGATGAAAATGGCAACGCTAAAAAAGCAAGCGGAGACCAATAA
- the odhB gene encoding 2-oxoglutarate dehydrogenase complex dihydrolipoyllysine-residue succinyltransferase → MSEITVPAMGESITEGTIFKWHVKEGEAVNQGDVLLELETDKVNLEISADESGVLEKILRNDGDTVQIGEVIGRISEGGEAAVAAANTPAAKEEPKAEVNAAPAPAASNVPAEPVKEGESYLAASPAARKLAREQGIDLDQVNRDPKGRIYQDNVKNHAAPAAPRPAASAPAAPAAPAAADAGQFGKPAERVRMSRRRATIAKRLVEAQHTAAMLTTFNEVDMTAIMDVRKRRKDAFKEKHDIGLGFMSFFTKAVVGALKKFPYLNAEIDGEDLIIKKYYDIGIAVAAKEGLVVPVVRDADRLGFAEIEKEIASLASKARNNTLALSELQGGTFTITNGGTFGSLMSTPILNAPQVGILGMHKIQLRPVAIDEERSENRPMMYIALSYDHRIVDGSDAVRFLVTVKELLEDPESLLLEG, encoded by the coding sequence GTGAGCGAAATTACAGTACCGGCAATGGGTGAATCGATCACAGAAGGAACGATTTTCAAATGGCATGTCAAAGAAGGGGAAGCAGTTAACCAGGGGGATGTGCTGCTTGAACTGGAAACGGATAAAGTCAATCTTGAAATCAGCGCCGATGAATCCGGCGTGCTTGAGAAGATCTTGAGAAATGACGGCGACACGGTTCAAATCGGCGAAGTGATCGGTAGAATTTCCGAGGGCGGGGAAGCGGCTGTCGCAGCCGCGAATACGCCTGCTGCCAAGGAAGAACCAAAGGCTGAGGTGAATGCAGCTCCTGCCCCTGCGGCTTCCAACGTTCCGGCCGAACCTGTGAAAGAAGGGGAATCCTATCTGGCGGCATCGCCTGCGGCGCGCAAGCTTGCGCGTGAACAGGGCATTGATCTGGATCAAGTGAACCGTGACCCTAAGGGCCGCATTTACCAAGACAACGTCAAAAATCATGCGGCTCCAGCAGCACCGCGTCCGGCTGCCTCTGCTCCTGCGGCACCGGCTGCTCCGGCCGCAGCTGATGCCGGCCAGTTCGGAAAACCGGCTGAACGCGTTCGCATGTCCCGCCGCCGTGCAACCATTGCCAAACGCCTGGTTGAAGCGCAGCATACGGCTGCGATGCTCACGACCTTCAATGAAGTGGATATGACTGCAATCATGGATGTCCGCAAACGCCGTAAGGATGCTTTCAAAGAGAAGCATGATATCGGCCTCGGCTTTATGTCCTTCTTCACGAAGGCCGTGGTTGGCGCCCTCAAGAAATTCCCGTATCTGAATGCGGAAATTGACGGCGAGGATCTCATCATTAAAAAATACTATGATATCGGTATTGCGGTAGCGGCGAAGGAAGGTTTGGTCGTTCCGGTCGTTCGCGATGCGGATCGTCTGGGTTTCGCCGAAATCGAGAAAGAAATCGCTTCGCTGGCATCGAAAGCGCGCAACAATACTTTGGCATTGTCTGAGCTTCAAGGAGGAACGTTCACGATTACAAACGGCGGAACGTTTGGTTCCCTGATGTCTACGCCAATCCTGAACGCGCCGCAAGTAGGTATCCTCGGCATGCATAAAATCCAGCTTCGTCCGGTAGCGATTGACGAAGAGCGTTCGGAGAACCGTCCGATGATGTACATCGCGCTTTCTTATGACCACCGGATCGTCGACGGCAGCGACGCTGTACGCTTCCTCGTTACCGTGAAGGAACTGCTGGAAGATCCGGAATCATTGCTGCTTGAAGGTTAA
- a CDS encoding 2-oxoglutarate dehydrogenase E1 component: MITNKKDTQTQGAWESYYGPNLGYVQEQYERYVKDPESVDETFRKVFQLWGAPPMAPAKLTPVSAAPANAPINADLLKKGVNAGKLVWNIRAYGHLAADIDPLGIIPKPDTRVLEPELYGLSQSDLAAVPASLIWDGAPEHVTTGWEAIQKLRQKYTGTIAFEFSHVHDTEERVWLNLHVEGDSFPAPLSETERVGLLERLIEVEQFEEFLHRTFVGQKRFSIEGNDVLVPMLDELVRNMADDGAEHILMGMAHRGRLNVLAHVLGKPYGKIFSEFHHSPNKKLFPSEGSMGINFGWTGDVKYHLGAKRVLKDGSVVQTRITLANNPSHLEFVNPVVEGFARAAQEDRTKPGYPKQDVNKAATVLIHGDSAFPGEGIVAETLNFNKLPGFQNGGTIHIIANNNIGFTTESRDSRSTHYASDLAKGYEIPIVHVNADDPEACIAAIRLACEYRNKFKKDFLIDLVGYRRYGHNETDDPDTTQPLIYDRVKKHPRVAAIYAGLLEQKGMVSKERTTRLIQDVQNRMKEAYDKIKDKEQEPANTHQQTPAEERIQTIKTSVPLGKLREINADLLKRPEGFNVYPKLQRILERRETALNDGEKVDWSLAETLAFASIIADGKPIRITGQDAERATFAHRNLVLHDTKNGSTFCPLHELPQAKASFAIHNSPLSEASVLGFEYGYNVYSPETLVIWEAQFGDFANCAQVITDQFISAGRSKWGQKSSLVMLLPHGYEGQGPEHSSARLERFLQLGGEENFTVVNLTSAAQYFHLLRRQAALTESEDARPLIMMSPKSLIRNSRVASSGKELSDGHFKRALEQPGLGQHPERVERLVLCSGKIAIELEEALEKEESSMDWLHIIRVEQLYPFPEQEIREIIARYANVKEILWVQEEPENMGAWRYIEPHLRKLAPQGVPVNYNGRPERSSTASGFQQVHGFEQQQIVSTALNQKSIKHNIALGR, translated from the coding sequence ATGATAACCAATAAGAAAGACACGCAAACGCAGGGAGCCTGGGAATCTTACTACGGCCCCAACCTGGGATACGTTCAGGAGCAATACGAACGGTATGTGAAAGATCCGGAGTCTGTGGATGAAACATTCCGCAAAGTGTTTCAGCTGTGGGGCGCGCCTCCGATGGCGCCGGCAAAGCTGACGCCTGTAAGCGCCGCGCCAGCCAACGCGCCGATCAACGCCGATCTGCTCAAGAAAGGCGTGAATGCCGGCAAGCTGGTCTGGAATATCCGGGCGTACGGCCATTTGGCTGCAGATATCGATCCGCTTGGGATCATTCCGAAGCCTGACACTCGTGTGCTTGAACCTGAACTATACGGACTGAGCCAGTCCGATCTTGCGGCTGTTCCTGCATCCCTGATCTGGGACGGAGCGCCAGAGCATGTGACAACAGGTTGGGAAGCCATCCAGAAGCTGCGTCAAAAATATACCGGAACCATTGCATTCGAATTTAGCCACGTACATGACACGGAAGAGCGCGTATGGTTGAACCTCCATGTCGAAGGCGACAGTTTTCCGGCGCCTCTAAGCGAAACGGAAAGAGTGGGTTTGCTGGAAAGACTGATTGAAGTTGAGCAGTTTGAAGAATTTCTGCATCGCACCTTCGTTGGTCAAAAACGTTTCTCAATTGAAGGCAACGATGTTTTGGTTCCGATGCTCGACGAACTGGTCCGCAACATGGCCGACGACGGCGCGGAGCATATTCTGATGGGGATGGCCCACCGCGGCCGCTTGAACGTATTGGCGCATGTGCTCGGCAAGCCATACGGGAAGATTTTCTCCGAATTCCATCATTCGCCGAATAAAAAGCTGTTCCCTTCCGAGGGTTCGATGGGCATTAACTTCGGATGGACCGGCGACGTTAAATATCATCTGGGAGCCAAACGCGTCCTGAAAGACGGAAGCGTCGTGCAGACGCGGATTACGCTTGCGAACAACCCGAGCCACCTTGAATTCGTCAATCCGGTGGTAGAAGGTTTTGCCCGTGCGGCCCAGGAAGACCGTACGAAGCCGGGGTATCCGAAACAGGATGTGAACAAAGCCGCAACGGTGCTGATTCACGGGGATTCCGCTTTCCCTGGTGAAGGCATTGTGGCCGAAACGCTGAACTTCAATAAGCTGCCAGGATTCCAAAATGGCGGTACGATTCATATCATCGCCAACAACAACATCGGTTTCACGACGGAAAGCCGCGATTCCCGTTCGACTCATTATGCAAGCGACCTGGCAAAAGGATATGAAATTCCGATTGTTCACGTTAATGCCGACGATCCGGAAGCATGTATCGCCGCCATCCGCCTGGCTTGCGAGTACCGCAATAAATTCAAGAAAGACTTCCTGATCGATCTGGTGGGGTACCGCCGTTACGGCCACAACGAAACGGATGATCCGGATACAACCCAGCCCCTCATTTACGACAGAGTGAAAAAACATCCGCGCGTTGCTGCCATCTATGCTGGCCTGCTTGAACAAAAAGGCATGGTGAGCAAGGAACGCACCACCCGTCTGATTCAGGACGTGCAGAATCGGATGAAAGAAGCGTACGACAAGATCAAAGATAAAGAGCAGGAGCCTGCGAATACTCATCAGCAAACGCCTGCCGAAGAGCGGATTCAAACGATCAAAACAAGCGTGCCGCTGGGCAAGCTGCGTGAAATCAACGCCGACTTGCTGAAACGCCCTGAAGGCTTCAATGTGTATCCGAAGCTGCAGCGCATTCTGGAACGCCGCGAAACGGCGCTGAATGACGGGGAAAAGGTAGACTGGAGCTTGGCGGAAACACTGGCCTTCGCAAGCATCATTGCCGACGGCAAACCGATCCGCATTACAGGCCAAGACGCCGAACGCGCGACATTTGCGCACCGCAACCTCGTGCTTCACGACACGAAAAACGGTTCGACCTTCTGCCCGCTGCATGAACTGCCGCAGGCCAAGGCATCCTTTGCGATTCATAACAGCCCGCTGTCCGAAGCTTCCGTGCTCGGATTTGAATACGGCTATAACGTATATTCGCCAGAAACGCTTGTGATCTGGGAAGCACAGTTCGGGGATTTCGCCAACTGCGCGCAGGTCATCACTGACCAGTTCATTTCGGCCGGCCGTTCCAAATGGGGACAAAAATCAAGTCTCGTGATGCTTCTGCCTCATGGCTATGAAGGGCAGGGACCTGAGCATTCCAGCGCCCGTCTGGAACGTTTCCTTCAGCTTGGCGGGGAAGAGAACTTCACCGTTGTCAATCTGACGAGCGCAGCCCAATACTTCCACTTGCTCCGCCGTCAAGCGGCCTTGACGGAAAGCGAAGATGCGCGTCCGCTGATCATGATGTCGCCGAAGAGCCTCATCCGCAACAGCCGTGTTGCATCCAGCGGCAAGGAGCTTAGCGACGGCCATTTCAAACGCGCTTTGGAACAGCCGGGACTCGGCCAGCACCCTGAGCGTGTTGAACGTCTGGTTCTGTGCAGCGGCAAAATCGCGATCGAGCTTGAGGAAGCGCTGGAGAAGGAAGAAAGCTCCATGGATTGGCTGCACATCATCCGCGTGGAACAGCTGTATCCGTTCCCTGAGCAGGAAATTCGCGAGATTATCGCTCGTTATGCGAATGTAAAGGAAATCTTATGGGTACAGGAAGAGCCGGAAAATATGGGTGCTTGGCGTTATATCGAGCCGCATCTCCGCAAATTGGCGCCTCAAGGCGTGCCTGTTAATTACAACGGCCGTCCCGAACGTTCAAGTACCGCCAGTGGTTTCCAGCAGGTGCACGGCTTTGAACAACAACAAATCGTATCCACAGCATTAAATCAAAAATCTATTAAACATAATATCGCACTGGGGAGGTAG
- a CDS encoding DUF72 domain-containing protein — translation MKHESIAKKHVFVGLAGWGDHDRIYPQGTRAGDKLGEYSSRFPIVELDASFYAVPSPERMRKWSEQTPESFGFIVKAYQGMTGHTRGKIPFEDAKSMFRAFREAAAEMREMGKLNAVLFQYPPWFACERKNVDILRRTREWMDGFPLALEFRHQSWFDGEMRDKTLSFMREEGWIHSVCDEPQAGEGSIPAILEPTREDVTLVRLHGRNVSGWHSSGQPNWREVRYLYRYDENELLEWKRNINKLLESTQNCWVIFNNNSGGDAADNAMQLMKLMDLEVPELPPDQLSLFEE, via the coding sequence TTGAAACACGAATCAATCGCAAAAAAGCATGTTTTCGTCGGCCTTGCGGGCTGGGGGGATCATGACCGCATTTATCCGCAGGGAACCAGGGCCGGAGACAAGCTGGGAGAGTACAGCAGCCGTTTTCCGATCGTGGAGCTCGACGCTTCCTTTTACGCGGTTCCTTCTCCGGAAAGAATGCGCAAGTGGAGCGAGCAGACACCCGAATCCTTCGGTTTTATTGTCAAAGCTTATCAGGGAATGACCGGGCATACCCGCGGTAAAATTCCCTTTGAAGATGCCAAGTCGATGTTTCGGGCATTCCGGGAAGCTGCGGCGGAAATGCGGGAGATGGGGAAGCTGAACGCAGTGCTGTTTCAATACCCGCCATGGTTTGCCTGCGAGCGAAAAAATGTCGATATTTTGCGCCGGACCCGGGAATGGATGGACGGATTTCCGCTGGCGCTGGAATTTCGGCATCAAAGCTGGTTTGACGGAGAGATGCGGGATAAGACGCTTTCCTTTATGCGTGAAGAGGGCTGGATTCATTCCGTTTGCGATGAACCGCAGGCCGGGGAAGGTTCTATTCCCGCGATCCTAGAGCCGACACGGGAAGATGTTACGCTTGTTCGCTTGCATGGCCGGAACGTGTCCGGCTGGCATTCCAGCGGACAGCCCAATTGGCGGGAAGTACGGTATTTGTACCGGTACGATGAGAACGAGCTTCTGGAATGGAAACGCAATATAAACAAGTTGCTTGAATCGACGCAAAACTGCTGGGTGATTTTCAACAACAACTCGGGCGGCGACGCGGCGGACAATGCCATGCAGCTGATGAAATTGATGGATTTGGAGGTTCCTGAACTGCCTCCGGATCAATTATCGCTTTTTGAAGAATAG